A part of Daphnia pulex isolate KAP4 chromosome 6, ASM2113471v1 genomic DNA contains:
- the LOC124196226 gene encoding uncharacterized protein DDB_G0286299-like isoform X2 — MPQPKRAAAEVAEKKASDIIRADDESEDVMIVESKQSNLEPQSSKEKPLIAGAAAKEKLNASKGTVHIPKGSGMKHMEKMADKEETALTAKFDKTKKESEGVVAEQQSSAEESDGEEENEDEEQRKARLHKIRVEAGKKAAATRKAHAQGQGSAEEEENEDEDKRKARLHKIRVQAGKKAAATRKSHEKEEYSEEELEEEDEKEEYEYEDEEQRKARLHKIRVEAGKKAAATRKAHAGQQSSEEEPDEADVSTHDKLSAAGKKGAATRWARAKGSSEESAGEEDEEEKNARLHKIRVEAGKKAAATRKAHAQQQSSEEEPDEADVSTHDKLSAAGKKGAATRWARAKKRESEGDNGQEEETNGNSKKLRTSPRLAMEH; from the exons ATGCCTCAGCCAAAACGAGCTGCAGCAGAGGTTGCTGAGAAGAAAGCTTCTGATATTATCAGAGCCGATGATGAAAGCGAAGACGTTATGATTGTTGAGTCAAAGCAATCGAATCTTGAACCACAAtcttcgaaagaaaaaccactTATTGCTGGGGCtgctgcaaaagaaaaactgaatgCAAGCAAAGGAACTGTTCACATACCTAAGGGCAGTGGTATGAAACACATGGAAAAGATGGCAGATAAGGAAGAAACTGCACTGACTGCTAAgtttgacaaaactaaaaag GAATCGGAAGGTGTGGTTGCAGAACAGCAA AGCTCAGCAGAAGAAAGTGATGGTGAGGAGGAAAATGAAGACGAGGAGCAAAGAAAAGCACGGCTGCATAAGATTAGGGTTGAAGCAGGAAAAAAGGCAGCAGCGACAAGAAAAGCTCATGCTCAAGGACAA GGCTcagcagaagaagaggaaaatgaaGACGAAGATAAGAGAAAAGCCAGATTGCATAAGATTAGGGTTCAAGCAGGGAAAAAAGCAGCAGCGACTAGAAAATctcatgaaaaagaagaa taCTCGGAAGAAGAAttagaagaagaggatgagaAAGAGGAATATGAGTACGAAGACGAGGAACAGAGAAAAGCCCGGCTGCATAAGATAAGGGTAGAAGCGGGAAAGAAAGCAGCGGCAACGAGAAAAGCCCATGCCGGACAGCAG AGTTCCGAAGAAGAACCGGACGAGGCTGACGTTAGTACTCACGACAAATTGTCCGCTGCTGGGAAGAAAGGTGCGGCGACGAGATGGGCTCGTGCTAAG gGCTCTTCAGAAGAAAGTGCGGgcgaggaagacgaagaagaaaaaaatgccagATTGCATAAAATAAGGGTTGAAGCGGGAAagaaagcagcagcaaccagaAAAGCCCATGCACAACAGCAG AGTTCTGAAGAAGAACCGGATGAAGCTGACGTTAGTACTCACGACAAATTGTCTGCTGCTGGGAAGAAAGGTGCGGCGACAAGATGGGCGCGTGCCAAGAAGAGG GAATCCGAGGGAGACAatggccaagaagaagagacaaatGGCAACTCAAAGAAACTCCGTACTTCACCACGGCTCGCAATGGAGCACTG A
- the LOC124196226 gene encoding uncharacterized protein DDB_G0286299-like isoform X1, producing MPQPKRAAAEVAEKKASDIIRADDESEDVMIVESKQSNLEPQSSKEKPLIAGAAAKEKLNASKGTVHIPKGSGMKHMEKMADKEETALTAKFDKTKKESEGVVAEQQSSAEESDGEEENEDEEQRKARLHKIRVEAGKKAAATRKAHAQGQGSAEEEENEDEDKRKARLHKIRVQAGKKAAATRKSHEKEEYSEEELEEEDEKEEYEYEDEEQRKARLHKIRVEAGKKAAATRKAHAGQQSSEEEPDEADVSTHDKLSAAGKKGAATRWARAKGSSEESAGEEDEEEKNARLHKIRVEAGKKAAATRKAHAQQQSSEEEPDEADVSTHDKLSAAGKKGAATRWARAKKRESEGDNGQEEETNGNSKKLRTSPRLAMEHCKS from the exons ATGCCTCAGCCAAAACGAGCTGCAGCAGAGGTTGCTGAGAAGAAAGCTTCTGATATTATCAGAGCCGATGATGAAAGCGAAGACGTTATGATTGTTGAGTCAAAGCAATCGAATCTTGAACCACAAtcttcgaaagaaaaaccactTATTGCTGGGGCtgctgcaaaagaaaaactgaatgCAAGCAAAGGAACTGTTCACATACCTAAGGGCAGTGGTATGAAACACATGGAAAAGATGGCAGATAAGGAAGAAACTGCACTGACTGCTAAgtttgacaaaactaaaaag GAATCGGAAGGTGTGGTTGCAGAACAGCAA AGCTCAGCAGAAGAAAGTGATGGTGAGGAGGAAAATGAAGACGAGGAGCAAAGAAAAGCACGGCTGCATAAGATTAGGGTTGAAGCAGGAAAAAAGGCAGCAGCGACAAGAAAAGCTCATGCTCAAGGACAA GGCTcagcagaagaagaggaaaatgaaGACGAAGATAAGAGAAAAGCCAGATTGCATAAGATTAGGGTTCAAGCAGGGAAAAAAGCAGCAGCGACTAGAAAATctcatgaaaaagaagaa taCTCGGAAGAAGAAttagaagaagaggatgagaAAGAGGAATATGAGTACGAAGACGAGGAACAGAGAAAAGCCCGGCTGCATAAGATAAGGGTAGAAGCGGGAAAGAAAGCAGCGGCAACGAGAAAAGCCCATGCCGGACAGCAG AGTTCCGAAGAAGAACCGGACGAGGCTGACGTTAGTACTCACGACAAATTGTCCGCTGCTGGGAAGAAAGGTGCGGCGACGAGATGGGCTCGTGCTAAG gGCTCTTCAGAAGAAAGTGCGGgcgaggaagacgaagaagaaaaaaatgccagATTGCATAAAATAAGGGTTGAAGCGGGAAagaaagcagcagcaaccagaAAAGCCCATGCACAACAGCAG AGTTCTGAAGAAGAACCGGATGAAGCTGACGTTAGTACTCACGACAAATTGTCTGCTGCTGGGAAGAAAGGTGCGGCGACAAGATGGGCGCGTGCCAAGAAGAGG GAATCCGAGGGAGACAatggccaagaagaagagacaaatGGCAACTCAAAGAAACTCCGTACTTCACCACGGCTCGCAATGGAGCACTG TAAATCCTGA
- the LOC124196226 gene encoding nucleolin-like isoform X3 codes for MPQPKRAAAEVAEKKASDIIRADDESEDVMIVESKQSNLEPQSSKEKPLIAGAAAKEKLNASKGTVHIPKGSGMKHMEKMADKEETALTAKFDKTKKESEGVVAEQQSSAEESDGEEENEDEEQRKARLHKIRVEAGKKAAATRKAHAQGQGSAEEEENEDEDKRKARLHKIRVQAGKKAAATRKSHEKEEYSEEELEEEDEKEEYEYEDEEQRKARLHKIRVEAGKKAAATRKAHAGQQSSEEEPDEADVSTHDKLSAAGKKGAATRWARAKKRESEGDNGQEEETNGNSKKLRTSPRLAMEHCKS; via the exons ATGCCTCAGCCAAAACGAGCTGCAGCAGAGGTTGCTGAGAAGAAAGCTTCTGATATTATCAGAGCCGATGATGAAAGCGAAGACGTTATGATTGTTGAGTCAAAGCAATCGAATCTTGAACCACAAtcttcgaaagaaaaaccactTATTGCTGGGGCtgctgcaaaagaaaaactgaatgCAAGCAAAGGAACTGTTCACATACCTAAGGGCAGTGGTATGAAACACATGGAAAAGATGGCAGATAAGGAAGAAACTGCACTGACTGCTAAgtttgacaaaactaaaaag GAATCGGAAGGTGTGGTTGCAGAACAGCAA AGCTCAGCAGAAGAAAGTGATGGTGAGGAGGAAAATGAAGACGAGGAGCAAAGAAAAGCACGGCTGCATAAGATTAGGGTTGAAGCAGGAAAAAAGGCAGCAGCGACAAGAAAAGCTCATGCTCAAGGACAA GGCTcagcagaagaagaggaaaatgaaGACGAAGATAAGAGAAAAGCCAGATTGCATAAGATTAGGGTTCAAGCAGGGAAAAAAGCAGCAGCGACTAGAAAATctcatgaaaaagaagaa taCTCGGAAGAAGAAttagaagaagaggatgagaAAGAGGAATATGAGTACGAAGACGAGGAACAGAGAAAAGCCCGGCTGCATAAGATAAGGGTAGAAGCGGGAAAGAAAGCAGCGGCAACGAGAAAAGCCCATGCCGGACAGCAG AGTTCTGAAGAAGAACCGGATGAAGCTGACGTTAGTACTCACGACAAATTGTCTGCTGCTGGGAAGAAAGGTGCGGCGACAAGATGGGCGCGTGCCAAGAAGAGG GAATCCGAGGGAGACAatggccaagaagaagagacaaatGGCAACTCAAAGAAACTCCGTACTTCACCACGGCTCGCAATGGAGCACTG TAAATCCTGA
- the LOC124196232 gene encoding ribonuclease P/MRP protein subunit POP5-like → MVRFKNRYLTAEIIPGDSTTQPLNVKKYDLLASVLDVTEQIHGEFGAAAIRNGLEIKYCNENTQIAIIRCRHGPHRLLASSLPFLSTVGKRKVQLQSVYTGATMVRCFKFLKKFHEDKINEALKTCKTEQEKKKVIETMTKANLEF, encoded by the exons ATGGTCAGGTTTAAGAATCg ATATTTAACTGCAGAAATTATACCAGGGGATTCGACTACACAGCCTCtaaatgtgaaaaaatatgatttaCTTGCATCAGTCCTTGATGTCACTGAACAGATCCATGGAGAGTTTGGAGCTGCAGCAATTAGAAATGGCTTAGAAA TCAAGTACTGCAATGAAAACACACAAATAGCAATAATCAGATGTAGACATGGCCCACATAGACTGTTGGCCTCATCACTTCCATTCCTATCAACAGTtggtaaaagaaaagttcaacTTCAAAGTGTTTACACAGGAGCTACCATGGTGCGGtgcttcaaatttttaaag AAATTTCATGAAGACAAGATAAATGAAGCTTTGAAAacctgtaaaacagagcaagaaaaaaagaaagttataGAAACCATGACCAAGGCCAATTTGGAATTCTGA
- the LOC124196231 gene encoding mitochondrial import inner membrane translocase subunit Tim22-like: protein MDESTTSPAGFSPYEMDSLMKYFVGNNCKYREQIIIPRTVGPIHIKSIDEKRVEAAFESCAFKSLVASVMGYGLGAALGLFSASVSPNITAPDAPQQTAKEIFRDLKFSTLSYAKNFALVGLMFSAVECTIESYRGKADWKNGTYAGGITGGLIGLRAGLKPGIVGALGFAAFSTAIDYYMRH from the exons ATGGACGAATCAACAACTTCTCCTGCTGGGTTCTCTCCTTACGAGATGGATTccttaatgaaatattttgtcgGAAATAACTGTAAATATCGAGAACAAATCATCATCCCCAGGACAGTCGGTCCAATTCACATCAAAAGTATTGATGAGAAACGCGTAGAAGCAGCCTTTGAATCATGTGCTTTTAAATCACTTGTAGCAAGTGTAATGG GTTATGGATTGGGGGCTGCATTGGGATTGTTCAGTGCCAGTGTGAGTCCTAATATCACCGCCCCTGATGCACCTCAACAGACAGCCAAAGAAATCTTCAGAGATTTGAAGTTTTCTACACTTAGCTATGCAAAAAATTTTGCTCTTGTTGGTCTTATGTTTTCTGCAGTTGAGTGCACCATTGAATCT taTCGCGGGAAAGCAGATTGGAAGAACGGAACCTAT GCTGGTGGAATTACTGGAGGACTGATTGGTCTTAGAGCTGGACTTAAACCTGGAATTGTAGGGGCACTAGGATTTGCAGCATTCTCTACTGCAATAGACTACTACATGAGACACTGA